A window of Nymphalis io chromosome 18, ilAglIoxx1.1, whole genome shotgun sequence genomic DNA:
GCATATCAAACAGCCAACAATACAGCCTTGTAAATACTATAATGAGAAATTTCAAACAACAAAAAACTACATTGTTTAGCTTTTATTGTACCATAATTTAGTATTAGACATGCATATTAGACATACATTTATacgaaatatcaatttaattagatTTGCTGCTTTTAGTCAAATCAACATGACATTTGTTAGACCTTAATTACCCCTACAGaccttatttttttgtattttttgaaaaatttaaatttaattatttttatttttgtagtagtgggaagacaatttaaaaaaaagtcattattaAAGGATCCAAGAGATGCAttagttttaaaagtaatgaacCAACCACAAGGTAAAATAATTAGGAAAAAGAAAACAGTATTAAAGAGAAAGATCCcattgaaaaataacaaaaatgtatcAATTAACATTGAGGGAGAACCAGTTACAAAGAGACGTAGACGTCGTGTTTCACCTAAAAAGTTGGAGGATAAGTTGgtagtaaaagaaaaatgtgATTCGACCGAAGCTTTCAATGGTGTGTATATAAATCACTGTAAAACTTATGAGTTCAttgtaatttgattaatttttaacatttttttttttaatgaatacttAACCTATTTAGTTGCGactttcagtttttattttatttgaggtTTGACTGTGagcaattctatttttttacattgccaggattatatatacaataaataatatatttgaacttaaattgattttttaaaatgaagagTATATCATTTTTGGTTTTCTGTTAATGaacgacaaaaaaaattataattaatcaataatatttgttaattatagctatagacaatataaGTGAGACAAAAGAGATTGGCAGTGATTTCACttcttaatgtatatatatgtactgaAAAGGTATATTTAcagtattacatatttattttaaattcatctatTGGTTTATAATGGTCAAAGATAGCAACAGAATTTTAGATTTGTTAATGactttttgttataaaagatttttttttttaatttagtaccCAGGTTATGATTGTGTTACATTGGCAAAGAGCTATTTTTAAGTGCTCAAGATTTGAtactctattataataattcatttaattaataaattattgtggcGCAAATTTGTTAAATAGGTTAACTagaaaaatgtgtttattttatgaaatatatggtTTCCTCATAATGGTTAGAAAGAGGAAAGTTggaattgaatgaatgaattgaaTAAAGTCACCACATATCAAGTTGTGGTTGGCAAAAGCCAACTGAGTAATTTTTGTTAAGTCAAGGCGCTAAGCCTTGATACACTAGCAATGATACAGCTAAAGCTGATTTCAATGGGTGGAAGATTaggatatgtatttattattaaaatgaaagtgtTAATAGTATTaaagtggaatagtgttatttttttaaaaaaaagctgagatggtccagtggtgagaacgcgcaaatattaaccgatgatcgtggtaagcccgggcaagcaccactgaattttcatgtggttaatttgtgatcaaaattcatctcgtgcattacggtgaaattctgccacatgtgtattccaccaacccgcactggagcagcgtggtggaataagctccaaacattctcctcaaaaagggagaggaggcctttagtccagcagtgacacattcacaggctgtaacgtTAACGttagtgttgttttataaagaatattttgaaagaTAAATTGTTACATTTGTGTATTACAATATAGTAGACACTTATTAGCTTATTGTGTGGATTATGTAATTCTTATCGTTACTCCTCTTTCCATTGGATTATCATATCATTATACCAGGTATACATatatgtctgtttttttttttttaataattttcacaatGATTCGACATATTGTCAATTGGACAGGAGCAagcaaatgtattaatatattaatattatatattctgatTGTTACTtttctgttataataatatacctttTTTCCTATGAATTTAGGTTTAAGCcgagtcatattttttttttttttataaaattgacatttttatatttaattgtaatatttatttcggGTCCTGAGTccgaaataaatattactaaatattataaatgtgaaagtttgtatgtttggaAATTTGCAATAGAGATAGCTTAGACATAAACACTATGGGAAAAAAGATGCCTGTAGGTGTCATAACAGCTTAGCCATGGTGTCTAGTGTACTGTCCCTGAAAATGTTAACACATAGGCTACTGGCTAATACCGCTACCCCGCTCAAGTGAAGCTGTAGGCGGaagcttatttataataatgttcatGTTTCATATTTGGTGTTTGTATGACTGTTTCGATTTAGAGTGTCGTTATAACCATGACACTGACATGCAAAGCAAGAGATGAGTTCGAAACACGTGGTACAgacctttaataatatttattctaattctAATGGTAATTGACCGTAAATGTCTGTCTGGACAAAGACCTCTCTTCTCATGAAGGCTTTCaacttatttcaccatgctCACACATCTGACGTAGCAAGTCTCCGCGCTGCGTTTTCCTTCACCCCTGACTAATTAGCACATGAAATCTGACTGCTGATACTCAATGACCTTCGATTTAGGTCCGCGTTAGgtccttttttgaagagaagctTGCCCGGgctagaacccacgatcattgatAAAGATTCATGCTTTctaaccacagggccatctcggcttcttattACAAGCATcccataaattaaatttaatctcaactataatcatatttattttcaagttgTCTTCACGCTCAAggaataatttatttgcattcGAGAAATATTCTTTGTAACGAAACTAAAATGACCAATGTTTTTTCTAATTCTTTGAACGCGATTTGAACTCTTATAACATGATGTATCTGTCTCTTTCTTATGGGTAGGATTGAAAAAGAATAGCAAGTTTTTTTATACCCTAATCATGAGATCAATGCGAAAAGATAACATTAACGGTAAATTTCCtttcttcttcgtcgtgtcactcttgtcagagcggtcgtggtcgccatgaagtattataaattattcggcgcagatgttattcgcctcacgagcctgcgccatatgtccctgtcgggtttggtgcagaaggcaaggggaaaccactgcaaCTATCCTTCCCAAGGAAGTCAAATTTCCTTATTACATCTTAAATATCTATTGCAGAAACTGTACCTGTGCTAAGTAGAATCGAAACAAGCACACCTGTTAAACTTGGCGTTTTATACGATAGGTTTCTTAGATTTGAatgatttcttttaatattctattatttacaGTTGAAAATAATGTTACGACTGAAGAATATACCAGAACTACAAAACCAAGGACACCTAGGCGAAAGGCTCTTAATAGTAATATTGCAAGACCAAGGACGCGTAAAAAAGCTAACGACGAAGCAAAACTATCGCAATTTGAAGCTATAACAGATGATGATGCTTTACAAAAAGATAACGTTGAAAACGGTAAAAAACAAGACATTCTCGAAGTCAGAAGGAATTCGTTGGCAAGTGTGTCTGAACTGTCGTGGACAAAAGACATTACTAGCAGCAGTACCACTACGTGTGTCACAGTGACTTCGAATGATTTCTTCCGTATCGATAAAAAGATCCCAATTGTAATGTTAACAAACGTTGACCATAAATTAATAGGCGAAGAGAACAATAATATCAGTAAAGTTGGTTCAACAGAAGCAATGGCAGTACAATATGAAGATACTACTAAAAAGAGTCACATCGAGACAAATGACAATTGTATAGATGAAGTAGATTTTCCCTGTCCTGAATCTCCTAATTTATCCTCATCTTCCTCCGAATCATGTTCAGATCGAGAAAAATCAATCCAAAGTGTTTCGACAGCTATCAATAGGCTTAGCAACACATTACAAAAACTATCttcaaaacttaaaaatttcgatttagaaattataaacTGGATCGGATACACGGACGACACCACAAATCCAAACATAGAGAAAATACAAGAAAAACTTTACCGAGATAACTTTTTAAAAGATGAAATGAAGATTATAACTCattgtcaaaatataaaaaggattttatctgaaaataataaaagtatagcGACGCCAGAGAATGAAAAGACTGatgatgatattataaaaagtgatCGCGAACATGAAACTCATAAAAATCCTACTTTAACTGAAGCTAACAATCCTAAATATGATGAATTAAATAGTCCTAAAGAatctttaaaaattctttccAATGTTATCGTACAAAGAAATAGTCCTAAAGAAATGGATAAAGTCCTAAATAAATCCGCGGACAATCGTGACAATATAACGCATGATGAAGACGATGAAGACGACGCATTGTCCTTATTCGCGGAGAGTATAACTTGCATAGAACCCTCATCAAGGAAATGCACGTCACACGGAATTAAACATCCGAAGGGATTCGAAGAATACGTGCCAGTACCAGTAATTAAAACTGATAATAATCcagaaaatattacatataacccTACAAAAATAATCAGTAGTGTACAAGTAAGTGAAAAAGAGGACGACCCAGTTATCGTGTGTGAAAAACAAAGCGCTGATTCCACATCCGTATGCAAAGAACAGGACAATGATAAGAATCTAGAGACTAGTAATATTTTAGTAGTTAAATCGAAAGACGTCGAAGATGTTTCTAGAAAAGAAAACAGTATCACAAAAACGATCCCACAAAATCCACATTTAATGTCTTCCATGTATAAAGCGGTGGCTGGTATTAAAAGTGTCGTTTTCAAAGGTGTTTGCTTCTATAATCTCATATCGAAATGCAAGAGGAACGGTTGCTGCTTTTCCCACATGCCAGTCGGGATCGACAGCGTTAAGGTGAAGTTGAGAAATCACAACGACACGACCCTCATCCAGGAGTATATGCTGATCCGTATCTGGCCCGGACTCAGGCAGAAGTACGGGATGTGCTTCGTCGAGGAGTTCATCAAGAGAGACCTAACTAAGATGATCGTCGAAACCGCGTTCGACTTCATCATCAAAGACAACAACGAGGCATTGATAATAGATATCGTTGAACATGTTCTGTTGTATTTGAACAAAGTTGATTTATGTAGCATCGAGGACTTGCTAAAGCTTAATATTAAAGCGAGCAAACGGCTCTtgtgtgatatttttataagtacgaTCGCGCAGTCGCAGAATTTTTCAAGATTTAAAAGtgttttcattaatttgacCAATTTAATGTATCGTTTAGGAAGATGTTTCAGCGAAGATGTCGCTGGACACGTTTTGGAAAGAATTGTCATATTGCCGTACGACGAAGGTCTGGCGCGAGCACTCATAAAGATAATTAGAAATACCGATATCAGTATATACTCCAATTCCATGGTGAGTCACTTGGAGCAGCAGCTAAGGTCCTCAAACATTATGCTTTacaaagaatttatttctttgaaaaaTCAAGCGTTGAGTCATTCAGCGGTGGATAGTTGCTACACCGACGGCGACAGGTCGCAACTGGATAATATAAGATGCTCGCCGGATACAACTAATTTGGACAATATGGTAAGCCAACGTCGTCAAGTTTCTATTAGTGTAACAATACACCAGGTGgctaatttttacaataaaataaatccttaatgttttttatgcaataaatattataattttatatttttatttactaattaaaactaatttaactaGTGATTacaaatattagatattatatgcTCTGCGAATGAACGAAATAAACGAATtctcaataaaatcaaattaatgtatgttttttttttttttttacagaacaaGTCCATAGAAACGAAATTCACAAGAACTATAGatatcaacaaaatattactttcaaaCGTAAATGCGGtcgatttaaataaagatataagatTTACTACCAATCAACGGTTTATGAGTTGGATAGATAGAAATTCATATGGTAACACGAGAAACGTCCCTAGAAAAACAACAATGCGCCCGCCATTGAGGCCTCCGTTCAAACGCAGGTTAGACCAGAAGTTTGACGGAAGTCCCAGCGTGAGtaacatatattcattttaatttcagataaacaatactaaaaatgattttttttatagcaacACACACCTTGAAGTGTAATTGCagttggaaatatatttttagaaattttagcAACCATTAAAGTCTTTGTCAACGTCTTTGAcactattttgatatttattttaacatattttggtTATACTTGGTAAAATGTTAATCACATATAACCAAGTCGATCGTGTCTATTTCAAGCACTCACTTCTTTTTCGTCAaactgcattttttttaaataggtgtttttattaaaaaaaagtatttggtttttaattttttttcagaaatatcAACGGAGAAATGGATCTAAATTCTATAACGATTTTCcctaaatattaagtttatttttaaaaatcctaaGTGATCCTTTTGTACAGTTACTTTTAAGCTTACTGTGACTtcaaacttatttaattattacttaaattaaagacaatagatattctttattttgtgttttaatgGAAATAAGAGATTGTCTAAAAAATGTTGATttttcgaagtttttttttatact
This region includes:
- the LOC126775240 gene encoding uncharacterized protein LOC126775240 isoform X1; the protein is MPPKKVVKTLDKTVQEKEKRRRLKNGKCLPLSVTEENINIQDLNLTYDQQKNRVVKVKKNDINIMLANEVVGRQFKKKSLLKDPRDALVLKVMNQPQGKIIRKKKTVLKRKIPLKNNKNVSINIEGEPVTKRRRRRVSPKKLEDKLVVKEKCDSTEAFNVENNVTTEEYTRTTKPRTPRRKALNSNIARPRTRKKANDEAKLSQFEAITDDDALQKDNVENGKKQDILEVRRNSLASVSELSWTKDITSSSTTTCVTVTSNDFFRIDKKIPIVMLTNVDHKLIGEENNNISKVGSTEAMAVQYEDTTKKSHIETNDNCIDEVDFPCPESPNLSSSSSESCSDREKSIQSVSTAINRLSNTLQKLSSKLKNFDLEIINWIGYTDDTTNPNIEKIQEKLYRDNFLKDEMKIITHCQNIKRILSENNKSIATPENEKTDDDIIKSDREHETHKNPTLTEANNPKYDELNSPKESLKILSNVIVQRNSPKEMDKVLNKSADNRDNITHDEDDEDDALSLFAESITCIEPSSRKCTSHGIKHPKGFEEYVPVPVIKTDNNPENITYNPTKIISSVQVSEKEDDPVIVCEKQSADSTSVCKEQDNDKNLETSNILVVKSKDVEDVSRKENSITKTIPQNPHLMSSMYKAVAGIKSVVFKGVCFYNLISKCKRNGCCFSHMPVGIDSVKVKLRNHNDTTLIQEYMLIRIWPGLRQKYGMCFVEEFIKRDLTKMIVETAFDFIIKDNNEALIIDIVEHVLLYLNKVDLCSIEDLLKLNIKASKRLLCDIFISTIAQSQNFSRFKSVFINLTNLMYRLGRCFSEDVAGHVLERIVILPYDEGLARALIKIIRNTDISIYSNSMVSHLEQQLRSSNIMLYKEFISLKNQALSHSAVDSCYTDGDRSQLDNIRCSPDTTNLDNMNKSIETKFTRTIDINKILLSNVNAVDLNKDIRFTTNQRFMSWIDRNSYGNTRNVPRKTTMRPPLRPPFKRRLDQKFDGSPSKYQRRNGSKFYNDFP
- the LOC126775240 gene encoding uncharacterized protein LOC126775240 isoform X2 produces the protein MPPKKVVKTLDKTVQEKEKRRRLKNGKCLPLSVTEENINIQDLNLTLVGRQFKKKSLLKDPRDALVLKVMNQPQGKIIRKKKTVLKRKIPLKNNKNVSINIEGEPVTKRRRRRVSPKKLEDKLVVKEKCDSTEAFNVENNVTTEEYTRTTKPRTPRRKALNSNIARPRTRKKANDEAKLSQFEAITDDDALQKDNVENGKKQDILEVRRNSLASVSELSWTKDITSSSTTTCVTVTSNDFFRIDKKIPIVMLTNVDHKLIGEENNNISKVGSTEAMAVQYEDTTKKSHIETNDNCIDEVDFPCPESPNLSSSSSESCSDREKSIQSVSTAINRLSNTLQKLSSKLKNFDLEIINWIGYTDDTTNPNIEKIQEKLYRDNFLKDEMKIITHCQNIKRILSENNKSIATPENEKTDDDIIKSDREHETHKNPTLTEANNPKYDELNSPKESLKILSNVIVQRNSPKEMDKVLNKSADNRDNITHDEDDEDDALSLFAESITCIEPSSRKCTSHGIKHPKGFEEYVPVPVIKTDNNPENITYNPTKIISSVQVSEKEDDPVIVCEKQSADSTSVCKEQDNDKNLETSNILVVKSKDVEDVSRKENSITKTIPQNPHLMSSMYKAVAGIKSVVFKGVCFYNLISKCKRNGCCFSHMPVGIDSVKVKLRNHNDTTLIQEYMLIRIWPGLRQKYGMCFVEEFIKRDLTKMIVETAFDFIIKDNNEALIIDIVEHVLLYLNKVDLCSIEDLLKLNIKASKRLLCDIFISTIAQSQNFSRFKSVFINLTNLMYRLGRCFSEDVAGHVLERIVILPYDEGLARALIKIIRNTDISIYSNSMVSHLEQQLRSSNIMLYKEFISLKNQALSHSAVDSCYTDGDRSQLDNIRCSPDTTNLDNMNKSIETKFTRTIDINKILLSNVNAVDLNKDIRFTTNQRFMSWIDRNSYGNTRNVPRKTTMRPPLRPPFKRRLDQKFDGSPSKYQRRNGSKFYNDFP